The proteins below are encoded in one region of Drosophila virilis strain 15010-1051.87 chromosome 6, Dvir_AGI_RSII-ME, whole genome shotgun sequence:
- the LOC138911450 gene encoding nuclear transcription factor Y subunit beta-like encodes MLVQQQQQQQQQQRQQVVNQQQQQCNDDNTQRQRNVQQQRLPNNMQVNGTVQQKPPKQQQRQPESPIRQQASQQRSNPNTNPNTKSMTYSQVARGVGGVKIRNPASRHLEKLQEQLRMEQQQKRQQQQHPWQQQEHYRQIQQRHQEQRHPQQQQRNQNQQQRIQNQQQRFPSQQTQQQQQQPTRIVQVPTHNEQSQQQQQHQTPQIDCPLMRALERNANIVEEMGKKIDNLLNVLFKFVANTFKNAQPLHMPMPIQNSTIVENRPIDSDCQMAGSHTMYEANDTNNNE; translated from the coding sequence ATGCTcgtacagcagcagcagcaacagcaacaacaacaacggcaacaagtagtaaatcagcaacaacagcaatgcaaCGATGATAACACACAGCGACAACGAAAcgtacaacagcaacggctgcCGAACAATATGCAAGTCAACGGTACGGTGCAACAAAAGCctccaaagcagcagcaacgtcaGCCGGAGTCTCCAATACGGCAGCAGGCGTCTCAGCAGAGATCAAACCCGAATACAAATCCAAACACAAAAAGTATGACATACAGCCAAGTAGCCCGTGGTGTTGGTGGTGTTAAAATCCGTAATCCTGCATCAAGGCATCTTGAAAAGCTACAGGAGCAGCTTCgtatggagcagcagcaaaaacggcagcaacaacaacatccgtggcagcaacaggaacacTATCGCCAAATCCAGCAGCGCCATCAAGAGCAGCGCCatcctcagcagcagcagcgcaaccaaaaccagcagcagcgtatCCAAAACCAACAGCAGCGCTTCCCAAGTCAacaaacccaacaacaacaacaacagcccacGCGAATTGTACAGGTGCCAACACACAACgagcaatcacaacaacagcagcaacaccaaacTCCGCAGATTGATTGTCCGCTTATGAGAGCGTTGGAGCGGAACGCCAATATCGTCGAGGAGATGGGTAAAAAGATTGATAATTTactaaatgtattatttaaatttgtcgcCAATACGTTTAAAAATGCCCAACCATTACATATGCCCATGCCTATACAGAATAGTACCATTGTAGAAAATAGACCTATTGATAGCGATTGTCAAATGGCAGGC
- the LOC138911451 gene encoding myb-like protein O produces the protein MLVQQQQQQQQQQRQQVVNQQQQQCNDDNIQRQRNVQQQRLPNNMQVNGTVQQKPPKQQQRQPESPIRQQASQQISNPNTNPNTKKHLEKLQEQLRTEQQQNGSNNNIRGSNRNTIAKSSSAIKSSAILSSSSATKTSSSVSKTNSSASQVNKPNKTTTAHANCTGANTQRAITTTAATQTPQN, from the exons ATGCTcgtacagcaacagcagcaacagcaacaacaacaacggcaacaagtagtaaatcagcaacaacagcaatgcaaCGATGATAACATACAGCGACAACGAAAcgtacaacagcaacggctgcCGAACAATATGCAAGTCAACGGTACGGTGCAACAAAAGCctccaaagcagcagcaacgtcaGCCGGAGTCTCCAATACGGCAGCAGGCGTCTCAGCAGATATCAAACCCGAATACAAATCCAAACACAAAAAA GCATCTTGAAAAGCTACAGGAGCAGCTTCGtacggagcagcagcaaaacggcagcaacaacaacatccgtggcagcaacaggaacacTATCGCCAAATCCAGCAGCGCCATCAAGAGCAGCGCCatcctcagcagcagcagcgcaaccaaaaccagcagcagcgtatCCAAAACCAACAGCAGCGCTTCCCAAGTCAACAAacccaacaaaacaacaacagcccacGCGAATTGTACAGGTGCCAACACACAACgagcaatcacaacaacagcagcaacacaaacTCCGCAGAATTGA